The genomic DNA GATCCATCTCTGGTCGAACAGGCATTGGAGCAGGCCGGTGTAGCCACTTTGCGCAGGCGACGCTTACCTTTGGAAATGATGCTTTGGTGCGTCATCTCCATGGCGTTTTTTCGACGCATGTCGGCGTGGGATGTGGTCAGTCGCATGAACATCATGCTGCCTGGGCAACGTCCGCTGGTCGCGCCCAGCGCCGTAGTCCAAGCCCGTCAGCGGCTGGGCAGCGAGGCCGTACGACAAGTCTTCGATCTGACTCAGAAAAGCTGGCATGAAGCGGCCAGTCATCCGACCTGGGCCGGGTTGCGCTTGCTGGGTGTCGACGGCGTCGTCTGGCGTACGCCCGATACACCGGAAAACCGTGCGCGTTACGACTCCGCCAGCAACCAGCATGGCGATACTGGTTTTCCTCAGGTGCGCATGGTTTGCCAAATGGAATTGACCAGTCACTTACTGATTGGCAGCGCGTTTGACGGCTATCGCAGCAACGAGATGAAACTGGCGGAGCAACTGATCGAAACCACCCCCGATCACTCGCTGACGCTGTTCGATCGCGGCTTTTATTCCTTGGGGTTGCTGCATCAATGGCAGCAAGCAGGCATCGAGCGACATTGGTTGATGCCGCTGAAAAAAGGCTCGCAGTACGAAGTGCTTCAGCGTTTGGGGCGCCACGATGCTGTGGTCTCGTTGAGTACTTCGCCGCAGGCCCGCAAGCAATGGCCTGGATTGCCGGAGCGCCTGACTGCGCGGCTTCTGAGCAAAACCGTCAAGGGCAAGGTTTGTCAGATACTGACGTCGATGGCCGACTCATTACGCTTCCCGTCCGACGAAATCGTCGATCTCTACAGCCAGCGATGGGAGATCGAGTTAGGGTTTAGAGAAATGAAGCAGACCCTGCTGAACAGCAGCTATACGCTGCGCAGCAAGACGCCCGAAATGATTGAGCAGGAACTGTGGGGCGTGTTGTTGGGCTACAACCTGTTGCGTTATCAGATGGTGGAGATGAGCCGCCATTGTCCAGGCATCCATCCATGCGAACTGAGCTTCACCGCGTGCACTTGGGCGATCTTGGGGTTTATCAACGGCGTTTCTGCGGATCGTTCGGGGAACATCCCCAAATATCTCGCAGAGTTGCATGCCTCAGCCCCGCATTATGTCCTGCCACATCGACGCGAGGAGCGCATTTATCCTCGGGCAATCAGGCTCAAATCGCCGAAGTATCCGATCAAAAACAAAAATGCCAGTCAGCTTAACTGACTGGCATTAACCTCAGTGGGTCGCCTTTTTCATTTCAGCTCAAGCCTTACTGGCCCGTGTAAATCTGATCAAACACCCCACCATCATTGAAGTGGGTCTTCTGCACGGTGCGCCAGTCACCAAAGGTCTTCTCCACCGACAGGAAGTCGACTTTCGGGAAACGGTCGGTGTACTTCGCCAGCACCGCCGGATCACGTGGGCGCAGGTAGTTCGCCGCAGCAATCTCCTGACCTTGCGGTGACCACAGGTACTTCAGGTACTCATCCGCCGCTGCGCGCGAACCTTTCTTGTCGACGACTTTGTCGACCACCGACACCGGCGGCTCAGCCTCAGCAGAAACGCTCGGGTAGATCACTTCGAACTGATCACGACCAAATTCGCGGGCGATCATTTCCGCTTCGTTCTCGAAGGTCACCAGCACGTCGCCAATCTGGTTGGTCATGAACGTGGTGGTCGCGGCGCGGCCGCCGGTATCCAGCACCGGTGCTTGCTTGAACAGTTTGCCGACAAAGTCCTTGGCCTTGTTTTCGTCGCCACCGTTCTTCAGCACATAACCCCAGGCCGAGAGGTAGGTGTAGCGGCCGTTGCCCGAGGTTTTCGGGTTCGGCACGATCACCTGCACGCCATCCTTGAGCAGATCCGGCCAGTCTTTCAGGGCTTTCGGGTTGCCCTTGCGGACGATGAACACAGTGGCCGAGGTGAAGGGCGCGCTGTTGTTCGGCAGGCGCGTGACCCAGTTGTCCGGAACCAGTTTGCCGTTGTCGGCCAGAGCGTTGATGTCGGTCGCCATGTTCATGGTGATGACGTCAGCCGGCAGGCCATCGATCACCGAGCGCGCTTGCTTGCTCGAACCGCCGAAGGACATCTGTACGGTGATGTTTTCGTTGTGTTCGGCTTGCCAGTGTTTCTGGAACGCGGCGTTGTAGTCCTTGTAGAAATCGCGCATCACGTCGTAGGAAACGTTCAGCAAGGTCGGTGCGGCTTGAGCCACGCTACCGAAGGCGAGACCGGCGGCGAGAAGTGAGGCGCCAAAGAGTTTTTTCACTGCGCATTCCTTGTTCTATCTGTGTAGGAGCAGGGGGTGATGTTCAATTGCCACTGACTATAACGGGGCTCGCATAGTCGCTTAAAGATTAAAAAGCTCTGTGCTTATTCGATTTTCTTGAACAGCTGATTGCCGCAACGCGAGCAGAACGCAGCGCCGTGTTCGTGGCTGTTTTTCTTGCACACCGGGCAGTCGTGTTGCAGTTGTTCGCCGCGCATGGCGTTGGCCAGTTCGGCGGTGAAAATCCCGGTGGGTACAGCGATGATCGAGTAACCGGTGATCATCACCAGCGACGAAATCACCTGACCCAGCGGTGTCTTTGGCACGATGTCGCCGAAACCCACGGTGGTCAACGTGACGATAGCCCAATAGATGCCTTTGGGAATGCTGGTGAAGCCGTGCTCCGGGCCTTCAATCACGTACATCAGGGTGCCGAACACCGTCACCAGGGTGCAGACGCTGACCAGAAACACAACGATCTTCTGCTTGCTGCCGCGCAGCGCCGACATCAGATAGTTGGCTTGTTTGAGATACGGACTGAGCTTGAGTACGCGGAAAATCCGCAGCATCCGGATAATCCGGATGATCAGCAGGTACTGCGCATCGCTGTAATACAGCGCGAGGATGCCGGGCACGATCGCCAGCAAATCCACCAGCCCATAAAAACTGAAGGCGTAGCGCAGCGGCTTCGGTGAGCAATACAGACGCAGGATGTACTCACCGAGAAAGATGATCGTGAAGCCCCACTCGATGTAAGCCAGCACATCAGCATAGTTCTGGTGGATGCTGTCGATACTGTCGAGCATCACGATCACCAGACTGGCGAGGATGATCAACAGCAAGATGCCGTCGAAGCGCCGCCCGGCGAGGGTGTCGCTCTGGAAAATCATGACGTAAAGCCGCTCACGCCAGTTGTTGCTGCTGTCCATGGAAAACGCCTGAATCAAAGATCAGCGCAGCCTAGGTTGATTCTCCCCATGAGCGCAAGGCGTGCTGTCGACGTTGGCCTTGCCAAGCATCTGGATACCGGCGCGGATCAGCCAGCAGGCGAGGATGAACGGCGCGGTCAGCGTGGCCAGGCCGATGGCGGCGAACAGCGGTGTGACCAGCAGCGCCACAACAATGCCGAGCAACGGCAACCACGGTTGTTGACGCTGCGCGCTGAAGGCGAGGGCGGCGAGTACCGCGTTGTAACTGCCGAGGCCGAACAGTGCGGCGCTGGTTTCGTGGTGCAGCAGGCTCGAACCGAGACCAATCGCCGAGGCCAGCAGCGCCCAGCTAAAAGCCCGCCGATCAGCGATCAGCAAACCAGCGGCGATCAGTGCGCCGGCCAGCGGATGACCGAGGAACATCACCTGACCCAAACCGCGCAGTTCAGCGGCGAACAGGTTCAGCGTATTCATCTCGATGTGCGCCATTGGCGCCGAAGGCTCGGCGAACAGCAGCAGGATCCAGCTCATGGCCACGAACGGCGAGGTGTAGGCCGGTATGGCTCGGCTGCGGTAAACATGTTTGAGCCATTGCTGCGTGACCATCGCACTGAGGCCGCCGGCGGCGAGAATCAGCGGCGGCAGCAATGGCGACCAGGGGAAATACAGGCTCAGCAACAAACCAAGCAACACGCCGTTGTAGCTGAACAACCCGGCCTGACGATCAGCCTTGGCATAGTTGCGCCGTTGCGCGGTGAGTAATCCGGCGACGGCGCCGAGCAGCGCACCGGAGAACAGCACTGGCGCTGTCAGCAGGATCGCCAGCAGACACAGCAGGCCGCACAGCGGATGGCGCTGGAGGAATATTTGACTGAAACCGTTGAGCAAAGCCTCGGCCCAGTCGGGGCAGTGGGTGTTGAAAGAGTTGGCAGACATGGCAGTTCTGAAGGTCAGTGAAACCGAGTCGCCTGCTTCGCCAGCAGGCTGGCTCCCACATTGAATCTTTGTTCAGTCATTGAGTTTGTGATGCACACAAATCAACTGTGGGAGCGGGCTTGCTCGCGAAGAGGCCAGTTGTAGCGCTCAAGCATTTTGATTGAAGGAATAACCGCTATTCCCACAGGTGCTTTTTGAGCATGTTTAGATCAATGTTTCGATACGCAGCGAGTTGGTCGACCCCAGCTGCCCGAACGGCACACCGGCGGTGATCAACAGCGTGTCACCGCGCTCGGCCATACCTTGTGCCTGGGCAATTTCCAGTGCGGTCGAACACACCTCGTCGACCTGCCGCAAACGATCGTTGACCACCGAATGAATCCCCCAGGCCACGCTCAAACGGCGCGCGGTCTGCAGGTTCGGCGTCAGGTTGAGGATCGGTGCTTTCGGCCGTTCCCGCGCCGCACGCAAACTCGAGGTGCCCGACTCGCTGTAGTTGACCAGCACCGCCACCGGCAGCACGTTGCTGATGCGACGGATCGCGCAACTGATCGCATCGGAAACCGTCGCTTCGGCTTTTGGTCGGCTGACGTCGAGTTGCGTCTGGTAGTCCGGGCCGTTTTCCACCTGGAGGATGATCTTGCTCATCATCTGCACGGCTTCCAGCGGGTATTCGCCCGACGCGGTTTCTGCCGAGAGCATGACCGCATCGGCGCCTTCGGCCACAGCGTTGGCAACGTCGGTCACCTCAGCGCGGGTCGGGGCAGGGGAGAAGCGCATCGATTCCAGCATCTGCGTTGCCACCACCACCGGTTTACCGAGTTCGCGGCATGTGGTGATGATGTTTTTCTGAATCTGCGGCACGCTCTCGGCGGGCACTTCGACGCCCAGATCACCGCGGGCCACCATGATCGCGTCGCTCAGTTCGGCGATTTCGCGCAGTTGCTCGACTGCCGACGGCTTCTCGATTTTCGCCATCAGAAAGGCTTTGTCGCCGATCAGTTCGCGCGCTTCGAGAATGTCTTGCGGACGCTGCACAAACGACAGCGCCACCCAATCCACGCCCAGCTCCAGACCGAAGCTCAGGTCGCGACGATCCTTGGCGGTCAGTGGGCTCAGGTCGAGCACTGCTTGCGGCACGTTCACACCTTTACGGTCGGACAGTTCGCCGCCGTTGAGCACGGTGGTGTCGATCGCGTCGGAGTACTTGGTCACTACGCGCAGACGCAGTTTGCCGTCGTCGAGCAGCAGATCCATGCCGGCTTCCAGCGCCGCGATGATCTCCGGATGCGGCAGGTTCACCCGGCGTTCATCGCCCGGTGTGACGTCCAGATCAAGCCGGAATGCCTGACCGCGATGCAATTGCACCTTGCCGTCGGCGAACTTGCCGACGCGCAGTTTCGGCCCTTGCAGGTCCATCAGAATGCCCAGCGGATAGTTGAGCTGGCGCTCGACCTCGCGGATCCACTGATAGCGCTTGGCGTGGTCGGCGTGATCGCCGTGGCTGAAGTTGAGGCGGAAGATATTCACCCCGGCCTCGACCAGTTCACGGATGTCGTCGATGCCATCGACCGCAGGCCCGAGGGTGGCGAGGATTTTGACCTTTTTATCAGGCGTCATGATTTGCAGTTCTCAAGGATCAGGATGGCGCGGAAGTCGTTGACGTTGGTGCGGGTCGGCTCGGTGACGATCAGCGCATCGAGCGCCGCGAAATAGCCGTAGCCGTTGTTGTTATCCAGTTCGTCGCTGGCGCTTAAGCCCAGAGCGGCGGCGCGGGCGTAGCTGTCCGGGGTCATGATCGCGCCGGCGTTGTCTTCCGAGCCGTCGATGCCGTCGGTGTCACCGGCCAGGGCGTAGACGCCGGGCTGGCCCTTGAGGCTGTCGGTCAGGCTGAGGAGGAATTCGGCGTTGCGTCCGCCACGGCCATTGCCGCGCACGGTCACCGTGGTTTCGCCGCCGGAGAGGATCACGCACGGCGCAGCCAGTGGCTGGCCATGGTTGATGATCTGCCGGGCGATACCGGCGTGGACTTTTGCCACCTCGCGGGATTCACCTTCCAGGTCGCCGAGGATCAGCGTGCTGAAACCGGCCTGACGGCATTTCACCGCAGCGGCGTCCAGCGATTGCTGCGGACGGGCGATCAACTGGAAGTGACTGCGGGCCAGGCTCGGATCACCGGGTTTGACGGTTTCCGACTCGGGGCTTTGTAGCCAGTTGCGTACCGAGGCCGGGATCTCGATGCCGTAGCGCTTGATGATCGCCAGCGCTTCGGTGGAGGTGCTTGGGTCGGCCACGGTCGGGCCGGAAGCGATGACCGTAGCGAGGTCGCCCGGTACATCGGAAATCGCATAGGTATAAACAGTCGCCGGCCAGCAGGCCTTGCCGAGACGGCCGCCCTTGATCGCCGAGAGGTGCTTGCGCACACAGTTCATCTCACCGATGGTCGCGCCGGATTTGAGCAGGGCTTTGTTGATCGACTGTTTGTCGGCGAGGGTGATGCCGTCGGCCGGCAGCGCCAACAGGGCAGAGCCGCCACCGGAGAGCAGGAAGATCACGCGGTCGTCTTCAGTCAGGTTGCTGACCAGCTCCAGCACGCGTTTGGCCACGGCCAGACCGGCAGCGTCCGGGACTGGATGCGCGGCTTCGACCACTTCGATTTTTTCGCACGGGGCGCCGTGACCGTAACGGGTCACGACCAGGCCTGTGACTTCACCTTCCCAGCAGCGCTCGACCACTTGCGCCATGGCGGCGGCGGCTTTGCCGGCGCCGATGACGATCACGCGGCCGGTGCGGTCGGCGGGCAGATGAGCTTCGAGGACTTGGTTCGGATGGGCCGCGTCGATGGCTGTGGCAAACAGCTCGCGCAGCAGTTGTTGCGGATCGACCGACATGGCGGGCTCCCGGAATTCTTGTTATTCGAAAGGGCAACTCAGATCCCTTGTGGGAGCGAGCCTGCTCGCGAAGGCGGTGTGTCAGCCAACATGGATGTTGAATGTGCAACCGCTTTCGCGAGCAGGCTCGCTCCCACAGGGTTTTGTGCAGGGCTTATTTTTTGTCGCGAATCGAGAAGTTGGCCATGTGTTCCAGACCCTTGATCAGCGCCGAGTGGTCCCAGTTGCTGCCACCGATGGCCGCGCAGGTGCTGAACACTTGCTGGGCGTTGGCGGTGTTTGGCAGGTTGATGTTCAGCTCCTTGGCGCCTTGCAGGGCCAGGTTCAGGTCCTTCTGGTGCAGGCTGATACGGAAGCCCGGATCGAAGGTGCCTTTGATCATGCGCTCGCCGTGTACTTCGAGGATCTTCGAGGAGGCGAAACCACCCATCAGCGCTTCACGCACCTTGGCTGGATCCGCACCGTTTTTCGAAGCGAACAGCAAAGCTTCAGCGACGGCCTGAATGTTCAGGGCAACGATGATCTGGTTTGCCACTTTCGCGGTCTGACCGTCGCCATTGCCGCCGACCAGCGTGATGTTCTTGCCCATGGCCTGGAACAGCGGCAGCGCGCGTTCGAAGGCATCGGCGTCGCCACCGACCATGATGCTCAGCGTTGCGGCTTTGGCGCCGACTTCACCGCCGGATACCGGTGCGTCGAGGTACTGCGCGCCTTTTTCGTTGATCTTGGCGGCGAACGCCTTGGTGGCGGTCGGCGAGATCGAGCTCATGTCGATGACGACTTTGCCTTTGCCGATACCGGCAGCCACGCCGTCGGCGCGGAACAGCACGTCATCGACCTGCGGGGTATCCGGGACCATGACGATGATGAACTCGGCTTCCTGCGCCACTTCGCGCGGGTTCGCCAACGCGACGGCGCCAGCGGCCACCAGGTCGGCAGGCGCGG from Pseudomonas baetica includes the following:
- a CDS encoding IS4 family transposase, yielding MRLARALELTHNFVSTPNSLEGLDSLLDPSLVEQALEQAGVATLRRRRLPLEMMLWCVISMAFFRRMSAWDVVSRMNIMLPGQRPLVAPSAVVQARQRLGSEAVRQVFDLTQKSWHEAASHPTWAGLRLLGVDGVVWRTPDTPENRARYDSASNQHGDTGFPQVRMVCQMELTSHLLIGSAFDGYRSNEMKLAEQLIETTPDHSLTLFDRGFYSLGLLHQWQQAGIERHWLMPLKKGSQYEVLQRLGRHDAVVSLSTSPQARKQWPGLPERLTARLLSKTVKGKVCQILTSMADSLRFPSDEIVDLYSQRWEIELGFREMKQTLLNSSYTLRSKTPEMIEQELWGVLLGYNLLRYQMVEMSRHCPGIHPCELSFTACTWAILGFINGVSADRSGNIPKYLAELHASAPHYVLPHRREERIYPRAIRLKSPKYPIKNKNASQLN
- a CDS encoding sulfate ABC transporter substrate-binding protein gives rise to the protein MKKLFGASLLAAGLAFGSVAQAAPTLLNVSYDVMRDFYKDYNAAFQKHWQAEHNENITVQMSFGGSSKQARSVIDGLPADVITMNMATDINALADNGKLVPDNWVTRLPNNSAPFTSATVFIVRKGNPKALKDWPDLLKDGVQVIVPNPKTSGNGRYTYLSAWGYVLKNGGDENKAKDFVGKLFKQAPVLDTGGRAATTTFMTNQIGDVLVTFENEAEMIAREFGRDQFEVIYPSVSAEAEPPVSVVDKVVDKKGSRAAADEYLKYLWSPQGQEIAAANYLRPRDPAVLAKYTDRFPKVDFLSVEKTFGDWRTVQKTHFNDGGVFDQIYTGQ
- a CDS encoding ion transporter: MDSSNNWRERLYVMIFQSDTLAGRRFDGILLLIILASLVIVMLDSIDSIHQNYADVLAYIEWGFTIIFLGEYILRLYCSPKPLRYAFSFYGLVDLLAIVPGILALYYSDAQYLLIIRIIRMLRIFRVLKLSPYLKQANYLMSALRGSKQKIVVFLVSVCTLVTVFGTLMYVIEGPEHGFTSIPKGIYWAIVTLTTVGFGDIVPKTPLGQVISSLVMITGYSIIAVPTGIFTAELANAMRGEQLQHDCPVCKKNSHEHGAAFCSRCGNQLFKKIE
- a CDS encoding urea transporter; this encodes MSANSFNTHCPDWAEALLNGFSQIFLQRHPLCGLLCLLAILLTAPVLFSGALLGAVAGLLTAQRRNYAKADRQAGLFSYNGVLLGLLLSLYFPWSPLLPPLILAAGGLSAMVTQQWLKHVYRSRAIPAYTSPFVAMSWILLLFAEPSAPMAHIEMNTLNLFAAELRGLGQVMFLGHPLAGALIAAGLLIADRRAFSWALLASAIGLGSSLLHHETSAALFGLGSYNAVLAALAFSAQRQQPWLPLLGIVVALLVTPLFAAIGLATLTAPFILACWLIRAGIQMLGKANVDSTPCAHGENQPRLR
- the pyk gene encoding pyruvate kinase, encoding MTPDKKVKILATLGPAVDGIDDIRELVEAGVNIFRLNFSHGDHADHAKRYQWIREVERQLNYPLGILMDLQGPKLRVGKFADGKVQLHRGQAFRLDLDVTPGDERRVNLPHPEIIAALEAGMDLLLDDGKLRLRVVTKYSDAIDTTVLNGGELSDRKGVNVPQAVLDLSPLTAKDRRDLSFGLELGVDWVALSFVQRPQDILEARELIGDKAFLMAKIEKPSAVEQLREIAELSDAIMVARGDLGVEVPAESVPQIQKNIITTCRELGKPVVVATQMLESMRFSPAPTRAEVTDVANAVAEGADAVMLSAETASGEYPLEAVQMMSKIILQVENGPDYQTQLDVSRPKAEATVSDAISCAIRRISNVLPVAVLVNYSESGTSSLRAARERPKAPILNLTPNLQTARRLSVAWGIHSVVNDRLRQVDEVCSTALEIAQAQGMAERGDTLLITAGVPFGQLGSTNSLRIETLI
- a CDS encoding glycerate kinase type-2 family protein — its product is MSVDPQQLLRELFATAIDAAHPNQVLEAHLPADRTGRVIVIGAGKAAAAMAQVVERCWEGEVTGLVVTRYGHGAPCEKIEVVEAAHPVPDAAGLAVAKRVLELVSNLTEDDRVIFLLSGGGSALLALPADGITLADKQSINKALLKSGATIGEMNCVRKHLSAIKGGRLGKACWPATVYTYAISDVPGDLATVIASGPTVADPSTSTEALAIIKRYGIEIPASVRNWLQSPESETVKPGDPSLARSHFQLIARPQQSLDAAAVKCRQAGFSTLILGDLEGESREVAKVHAGIARQIINHGQPLAAPCVILSGGETTVTVRGNGRGGRNAEFLLSLTDSLKGQPGVYALAGDTDGIDGSEDNAGAIMTPDSYARAAALGLSASDELDNNNGYGYFAALDALIVTEPTRTNVNDFRAILILENCKS
- a CDS encoding 2-hydroxy-3-oxopropionate reductase encodes the protein MAKIGFIGTGIMGHPMAANLQKAGHSLFLSAHHDAAPADLVAAGAVALANPREVAQEAEFIIVMVPDTPQVDDVLFRADGVAAGIGKGKVVIDMSSISPTATKAFAAKINEKGAQYLDAPVSGGEVGAKAATLSIMVGGDADAFERALPLFQAMGKNITLVGGNGDGQTAKVANQIIVALNIQAVAEALLFASKNGADPAKVREALMGGFASSKILEVHGERMIKGTFDPGFRISLHQKDLNLALQGAKELNINLPNTANAQQVFSTCAAIGGSNWDHSALIKGLEHMANFSIRDKK